One window of Chryseobacterium sp. JJR-5R genomic DNA carries:
- a CDS encoding glycosyltransferase family 2 protein has translation MKFSILIANYNNGRFFKDCYMSIIAQEYSNWEAVILDDVSTDNSLEIIREIIGSDPRFRIFENAENSGVGITKSKLIEIADGEICGFVDPDDAVASDALSSAVAIFKQKKDIVLTYSKFAKCDEYLKPIEISKMTDQVVNSSPFFFNCPVNIVHFVSFRKEVYEKTEKMNTEMKIAEDQDLYLKMYERGKVQFINKVHYLYRLHSGGISQNSNKPKSKEYFAQVIFNAFRRRNLKIINGKTIPKVYTNPEEIYDLLEYQNRFLFKVNKKLIIFVQKIFN, from the coding sequence ATGAAATTTTCCATTTTAATTGCCAATTACAACAATGGCAGATTCTTTAAGGACTGCTACATGTCTATTATTGCCCAGGAATACAGCAACTGGGAGGCTGTTATTCTGGATGATGTTTCTACAGATAACTCATTGGAAATAATCCGGGAAATCATTGGAAGTGATCCCCGTTTCAGAATTTTTGAAAATGCTGAAAACAGCGGTGTCGGAATCACTAAAAGTAAGTTGATAGAAATTGCAGATGGAGAGATCTGCGGTTTTGTAGATCCTGATGACGCTGTGGCTTCTGACGCACTCTCATCCGCCGTGGCGATTTTCAAACAGAAAAAAGATATTGTTCTTACCTATAGTAAGTTTGCAAAATGTGATGAATATCTAAAACCAATCGAAATTTCCAAAATGACTGATCAGGTTGTTAACAGCTCACCTTTTTTTTTTAATTGTCCGGTAAACATTGTACATTTCGTATCTTTCAGAAAAGAAGTGTATGAGAAAACCGAAAAAATGAATACGGAAATGAAAATAGCGGAGGATCAGGATCTTTACCTTAAAATGTATGAGAGAGGAAAAGTCCAGTTTATTAATAAAGTTCATTATCTGTACAGGCTGCATTCTGGAGGTATCTCGCAGAATAGCAATAAACCGAAATCAAAAGAATATTTTGCACAGGTTATCTTTAATGCATTCAGGCGCAGAAATCTGAAAATCATAAACGGAAAAACAATACCGAAGGTATATACCAATCCGGAAGAAATCTATGATCTGTTGGAATACCAGAATAGGTTTTTATTTAAAGTGAATAAAAAGCTGATCATCTTTGTACAGAAAATTTTTAATTAA
- a CDS encoding glycosyltransferase: protein MAEKKKLLIRIGSLRHGGAEKVLVTFLKNLPEDQYEIDLLLNLYSGKYLPEVPKWINILYLHKGEMITTNRPHEIPKKAARVLYQGMLKKFPNILYKGKLKNKKYDLEFAAIHGMRDEILGSPLKNSKKVVWIHNDLSQVKGYTDQEIRKFFGFDRIMVISEKIEQLFHSLARNEKEKQKIVKIYNPLDTGEFISKADQPVLNYTFDNTVPTFISVGTVFPQKGFDRLLKVHKKLLDEGFQHKILIIGDGYDFENIRKLKSDLGVDETATMLGFTDNPYPYFRNADFYILSSRYEGFPTVLFEALALKKRIISTEVSGAAEMLNNGELGLLVDNSEDGIYHGIKEALSHPESFEKYTLKLKDYAMPFNLENSVHKIASILDNL, encoded by the coding sequence ATGGCTGAGAAGAAGAAATTACTTATCCGCATCGGGTCCCTCCGGCATGGAGGTGCAGAGAAAGTTCTGGTCACATTCTTAAAAAACCTTCCGGAAGATCAGTATGAAATCGATCTGCTGCTCAACCTATACTCCGGAAAATACTTACCTGAAGTTCCGAAATGGATTAATATCCTGTATCTGCATAAAGGCGAGATGATTACCACGAATCGCCCCCATGAAATCCCGAAAAAGGCGGCAAGGGTTCTCTACCAGGGAATGCTGAAAAAATTCCCGAATATTCTGTATAAAGGAAAGCTGAAGAATAAAAAATATGATCTGGAATTTGCTGCCATTCACGGAATGCGCGATGAAATCCTGGGATCTCCTTTAAAAAACTCAAAAAAAGTAGTCTGGATCCATAATGACCTTTCTCAGGTAAAGGGATATACGGATCAGGAAATCCGGAAGTTTTTCGGCTTTGACAGAATTATGGTTATCTCCGAGAAAATTGAGCAGCTTTTCCACAGCCTGGCCAGAAATGAAAAGGAAAAACAGAAAATTGTAAAAATTTATAATCCTTTAGATACCGGAGAATTTATTTCAAAAGCAGATCAGCCGGTACTTAATTATACCTTTGATAACACTGTCCCTACTTTTATTTCCGTCGGGACCGTATTTCCGCAGAAAGGTTTCGACCGGTTGCTGAAAGTGCATAAAAAGCTTTTGGACGAAGGTTTTCAACATAAAATATTAATTATAGGCGACGGTTACGACTTTGAAAACATCAGGAAACTGAAATCTGATCTCGGAGTGGACGAAACGGCAACCATGCTTGGTTTTACCGATAATCCCTATCCTTATTTCAGAAATGCGGATTTCTATATTTTAAGCTCAAGGTATGAAGGTTTCCCAACCGTTTTGTTTGAAGCCCTTGCCCTCAAAAAAAGGATTATATCAACCGAAGTTTCCGGCGCTGCAGAAATGCTGAATAACGGCGAACTGGGCTTACTGGTTGATAACTCTGAAGATGGGATTTACCATGGCATAAAGGAAGCATTATCGCATCCTGAATCGTTTGAAAAATACACTTTGAAGCTTAAAGATTATGCAATGCCTTTCAACCTTGAAAATTCAGTCCATAAAATTGCTTCAATCCTAGATAACCTATAA
- a CDS encoding glycosyltransferase family 2 protein, protein MMNISVIIPVYNAEKFVTQAVESALQFEEVSEVILIEDQSPDNALEVCRNLEMKHERVKLFQHPDKGNHGAGPTRNLGLEKATGDFIAFLDADDYYLPNRFDAEKELFKNPDIEGIYGALGVHYYSDKAKEQYYYIFGDRLTTVYKRHDPKDVFPGQLNMRGSFGLFSIDCLTVRRGAMVKKLNPLFKTHLRLHQDTEFLFRLSYYLNLYPGILDQAVAVRGVHESNRITAVDSKKVNPAASRVLLWREVNTWAQSENTIPEEVKLHIRRMLRSYEIALAAPVKKWQMIIKYLVTDYPSIRSGLYNINFRKYLF, encoded by the coding sequence ATGATGAACATTTCCGTAATAATTCCGGTCTATAATGCTGAAAAATTTGTTACCCAGGCTGTAGAATCCGCCTTGCAGTTTGAGGAAGTAAGCGAGGTGATCCTGATTGAAGACCAGTCTCCGGATAATGCCCTTGAAGTCTGTCGGAACCTTGAAATGAAGCATGAAAGGGTAAAGCTCTTTCAGCATCCTGACAAAGGAAATCACGGAGCTGGCCCGACCAGGAATTTAGGACTGGAAAAAGCCACCGGTGATTTTATCGCATTTCTTGATGCCGATGATTATTACCTGCCCAACCGTTTTGATGCGGAAAAAGAATTGTTCAAAAATCCTGATATAGAAGGGATATACGGTGCATTAGGTGTTCATTACTATTCTGACAAAGCGAAAGAGCAATATTATTATATCTTCGGCGACCGCCTGACAACTGTTTACAAAAGGCATGACCCAAAAGATGTTTTTCCGGGGCAGCTTAACATGAGAGGCAGCTTCGGCCTTTTCAGTATTGACTGCCTGACCGTAAGACGGGGAGCTATGGTAAAAAAACTGAACCCTCTTTTCAAAACCCATCTCAGGCTGCACCAGGATACGGAATTCCTGTTCAGGCTGTCCTATTATCTTAACCTGTATCCGGGCATTCTTGATCAGGCTGTGGCAGTGAGAGGAGTGCATGAGAGCAACAGAATTACAGCCGTAGATTCAAAAAAAGTAAATCCGGCTGCCAGCAGAGTCCTGTTATGGAGAGAGGTAAATACCTGGGCACAGAGCGAAAATACCATTCCCGAAGAGGTAAAACTGCATATCCGGAGAATGCTCCGCAGCTATGAAATTGCCTTGGCCGCTCCGGTAAAGAAATGGCAGATGATTATAAAATACCTGGTTACGGATTATCCTAGTATCAGATCAGGACTTTACAATATTAATTTCAGGAAATATTTATTTTAG
- a CDS encoding acyltransferase has translation MILLYRAILKIHTMYHFMIQQIYLKICLSKGLKVGRNVRFVEVPQFGTECFLIEIGDESTFSNNVRFVNHDGGQNALHFFDEYKDVRTFGRIKIGRQCLIGADTIIMLGVEMGDNCVLGAGSILTTSMPAGTVYAGVPAKYICTVKEYGDKLLANNVMYPRELEQDRPKLEAYISEHLPHTYKPVKK, from the coding sequence ATGATTCTATTATACCGGGCAATCCTTAAAATCCATACCATGTATCATTTTATGATACAGCAGATTTACCTTAAAATCTGTCTATCCAAAGGCCTGAAAGTGGGCAGAAACGTCCGTTTTGTAGAAGTCCCACAGTTCGGAACGGAATGTTTCCTGATTGAGATCGGTGATGAATCCACATTTTCAAACAATGTAAGATTTGTCAATCATGACGGCGGGCAGAACGCACTGCATTTTTTTGATGAATATAAAGATGTCCGGACTTTCGGAAGAATAAAGATCGGCAGGCAGTGCCTGATCGGGGCTGACACCATTATTATGCTGGGCGTGGAAATGGGTGATAACTGTGTACTGGGAGCAGGTTCCATCCTGACGACTTCGATGCCGGCCGGAACGGTATACGCCGGGGTCCCTGCAAAATATATCTGTACAGTTAAAGAATACGGAGATAAACTACTGGCAAACAATGTAATGTATCCACGTGAACTGGAACAGGACAGGCCTAAGCTTGAAGCATACATCAGCGAACATCTTCCGCATACGTATAAACCGGTAAAAAAGTAA
- a CDS encoding glycosyltransferase family 2 protein encodes MMLEISVIIPVYNAAEFLEKAVLSALQFDDVKEIILAEDGSTDQSLELCKKLVSQNSKIRLYRHADNGNHGAGATRNLGMEKASSAFIAFLDSDDHYLPNRFDAEKKLLEDPETDGIFGALGVEYLSEKGKQEYEAKFNSSLLTTVQYTAQGEEVFRGLLGLTPKTFGTFFHLNTLTVRKSAVVQYKLRFNPDLRVHQDSDFIIKLAYFCHLRSGIIDKAIAIRGVHDNNRITKIIRYSKKYNERQYLLWDSLYRWSENLPLKSDEKEKFYLERKAFELSQKQGLKKLIGLVSAVMKNPKILKTKYRFTFSHTNQS; translated from the coding sequence ATGATGCTGGAAATATCGGTTATCATTCCCGTATATAATGCTGCTGAATTCCTGGAAAAAGCCGTACTGTCTGCTCTTCAGTTTGATGATGTGAAAGAGATTATCCTGGCTGAAGACGGATCAACAGATCAGTCACTGGAACTTTGTAAAAAACTGGTTTCCCAAAATTCGAAGATCAGGCTGTACCGCCATGCGGACAACGGCAATCACGGTGCAGGGGCTACCAGAAACTTAGGCATGGAAAAGGCTTCATCAGCATTTATTGCATTCCTGGATTCTGATGACCATTACCTGCCCAACCGTTTCGATGCTGAAAAAAAATTGCTTGAAGATCCGGAAACTGACGGTATTTTCGGTGCTCTGGGCGTGGAATACCTTTCTGAAAAAGGAAAGCAGGAATACGAAGCTAAATTTAACAGTTCATTACTTACCACCGTGCAGTATACTGCGCAAGGAGAAGAAGTTTTCAGAGGGCTGCTGGGCCTTACCCCTAAAACGTTCGGTACTTTTTTTCATTTGAATACACTTACCGTCCGAAAATCTGCAGTCGTTCAATACAAACTCCGCTTCAATCCTGACCTCCGAGTACACCAGGATTCTGATTTTATCATTAAACTCGCCTATTTCTGCCATCTGAGATCAGGGATTATTGATAAGGCCATTGCAATAAGAGGCGTTCATGACAATAACAGGATCACAAAGATTATCCGGTATTCAAAAAAATACAATGAGCGTCAATACCTGCTTTGGGATTCTCTGTACAGATGGTCTGAAAATTTACCTTTAAAATCTGACGAAAAAGAAAAATTTTATTTGGAAAGAAAAGCTTTCGAACTCTCCCAGAAACAGGGTTTAAAAAAACTGATAGGATTAGTTTCAGCAGTAATGAAAAATCCTAAAATATTAAAAACAAAGTACCGGTTTACTTTTAGCCATACTAATCAATCTTAA
- a CDS encoding acyltransferase: MKIPQITFTRFIAALAIVVSHFKKDLFLYKINYLSDIFLRANVGVSYFFILSGFIMIVAYHKREKISYADFYKNRFARIYPLYIAGMLLLLFTKYSGFSFYNIFLYLSGLQSWVPGDAMVLNFPGWSISVEFLFYLLFPFLYNYLYIKGNKHIWVIVILIWLGTQVFSNLYISSSAYKGPHTVSYEFIHYFPLLHLNEFLVGNLAGILFMKNFRPGNYDGMIILLFTAVLLSLIFIPLNFHNGLMAVLFIPVIYLISCNNGVLTKLFSWKPLEYLGEISYAVYIVHIPVLYILRKILWESLEIYRSDIVFLIYIPCLLLVSAFLYEAAEKPLRNYLKKVKIRKKPYF; encoded by the coding sequence GTGAAAATTCCCCAGATCACTTTTACCCGGTTTATCGCTGCATTAGCGATTGTTGTTTCTCATTTTAAAAAAGATTTATTTTTATATAAAATCAATTACCTCTCCGATATTTTCCTCAGGGCAAATGTGGGCGTAAGTTACTTCTTTATCCTTTCCGGATTTATTATGATTGTCGCTTATCATAAAAGAGAAAAAATTAGCTACGCCGATTTTTATAAGAACAGGTTTGCAAGAATTTATCCTCTGTATATTGCGGGGATGCTTCTGCTTCTTTTTACCAAGTATTCCGGGTTCAGTTTTTACAATATATTCCTGTATCTGTCCGGGCTTCAAAGCTGGGTTCCGGGCGATGCCATGGTCTTGAACTTTCCCGGATGGTCTATTTCTGTGGAATTTCTGTTCTACCTTCTTTTTCCTTTCCTGTACAATTACCTTTATATAAAAGGGAATAAGCATATTTGGGTAATCGTTATTCTGATCTGGCTGGGAACGCAGGTTTTTTCAAATCTTTATATCAGTTCCTCAGCATATAAAGGGCCTCATACGGTAAGTTATGAGTTTATCCATTATTTTCCGTTGTTGCATCTTAATGAATTTTTGGTGGGTAACCTTGCGGGAATCCTGTTTATGAAAAATTTCAGGCCAGGGAATTACGACGGCATGATCATCTTACTGTTTACAGCCGTTTTATTGTCTTTAATCTTTATTCCCTTAAACTTTCACAATGGTCTGATGGCTGTTTTATTCATCCCTGTAATTTATCTGATTTCATGCAATAACGGGGTCCTGACAAAACTCTTCTCCTGGAAGCCGCTGGAATATTTAGGCGAAATCAGTTATGCCGTATATATTGTACATATTCCCGTTCTGTATATTTTAAGAAAGATATTATGGGAAAGTCTGGAAATTTATAGGAGTGATATTGTCTTTCTGATCTATATTCCGTGCCTGCTGCTGGTTTCTGCATTCCTGTACGAAGCTGCGGAAAAACCATTGCGGAATTATTTAAAGAAGGTAAAAATCAGAAAAAAGCCTTACTTTTGA
- the asnB gene encoding asparagine synthase (glutamine-hydrolyzing): MCGIAGIIADNARNYQEALKKMTDSLAHRGPDAAHTEYYENAALGHRRLSIIDLSENGKQPMFSGTRNECIVLNGEIYGYQSIKTDYSDYPYQGSSDTEVILAMYQRKQEKLIHDLPGMFAFAIWNDEKQELFCARDRFGEKPFFYAIGSNNEFIFASEIKSILASGLIRPKVNKEALSHYLQYGYVSTYHSIYENIHTLPPAHQLIWKDGSFSVSRYYSLPQKDRVVSLSDAKEEFTYLLKKAVRKQLVADVEVGSFLSGGLDSSSIVALVAEFLPNQTTISFGYDHKDSELKYAKEIADKYKTNHIEINEQKKDLSASLLQVTPFLDEPFADRSFIPHYEICKAAGENLTVVLSGDAGDELFGGYNFYQIENQLRNHFSYKNIIAQFGMKLYHKMKETSFITQKNIRHKNILDFHQNFVRNTFSKEERNRLGIFENYQQPYSFTPDPDSLNDIMRVDLEKFVPGNMMVKSDRMAMANSLEVRTPFLDVDFAEFCIQLPEQLKLDNSHDKIILRESMQSYWTETIRNRNKQGFGMSVESWFEEESLMTLSNDLLKDRNQKIFDYIDFSSAQKFLNKDHKHWNLLQLSLWAHNNQTVL, from the coding sequence ATGTGCGGAATAGCAGGAATTATAGCCGATAATGCCCGGAATTACCAAGAAGCATTGAAAAAAATGACCGATTCACTGGCACACCGCGGTCCGGATGCTGCCCATACCGAGTATTACGAGAACGCAGCTCTAGGCCATCGGAGGCTGTCCATTATTGATCTTTCCGAAAACGGTAAACAGCCGATGTTTTCCGGTACGCGCAATGAATGCATCGTTCTGAACGGTGAAATTTACGGTTACCAAAGCATAAAAACAGATTATTCTGACTACCCTTATCAGGGAAGCTCAGATACGGAAGTGATTCTGGCCATGTACCAGAGAAAGCAGGAAAAGCTTATTCATGACCTGCCGGGAATGTTTGCCTTTGCCATCTGGAATGATGAAAAGCAGGAACTTTTCTGCGCCAGGGACCGTTTCGGGGAGAAACCATTTTTCTATGCCATCGGCAGCAATAACGAATTTATTTTTGCCTCTGAAATAAAATCGATTTTAGCCTCAGGGCTGATCCGCCCGAAAGTGAACAAGGAAGCGCTTTCCCATTACCTGCAATACGGGTATGTAAGCACTTACCATAGCATTTATGAAAATATCCATACCCTCCCACCTGCACATCAGCTGATCTGGAAAGACGGAAGCTTTTCCGTATCAAGATATTACAGCCTGCCTCAGAAAGACCGGGTAGTCAGCCTGTCTGATGCCAAAGAAGAATTCACTTATCTTCTTAAAAAAGCAGTCCGGAAGCAGCTTGTGGCCGATGTAGAAGTAGGAAGCTTTCTGAGCGGCGGCCTGGATTCTTCATCCATTGTAGCACTGGTTGCGGAATTTCTGCCGAACCAGACCACCATCAGCTTCGGGTATGATCATAAAGACAGCGAACTTAAGTATGCTAAAGAAATAGCGGATAAGTACAAAACCAACCACATAGAAATTAACGAACAGAAGAAAGACCTGTCAGCCTCCCTTCTTCAGGTAACGCCTTTTCTTGATGAGCCTTTTGCAGACCGCTCTTTTATTCCTCACTATGAAATCTGTAAAGCGGCCGGGGAAAACCTTACGGTTGTGCTATCCGGCGATGCGGGTGATGAGCTCTTTGGCGGATATAATTTCTATCAGATTGAAAACCAGCTGAGAAACCATTTCAGCTATAAAAATATAATTGCTCAATTCGGGATGAAGCTCTATCATAAAATGAAAGAGACCTCATTCATCACCCAGAAGAACATCCGGCATAAAAATATCCTGGATTTTCATCAGAATTTTGTGCGGAATACATTCAGCAAAGAGGAGAGAAACAGGTTGGGCATTTTTGAAAATTATCAGCAGCCTTACAGCTTTACGCCGGATCCGGATTCCCTGAATGATATTATGAGGGTAGACCTGGAAAAATTTGTTCCGGGCAATATGATGGTGAAATCCGACCGGATGGCCATGGCCAATTCGCTGGAAGTAAGGACCCCTTTCCTGGATGTTGATTTTGCAGAATTCTGTATCCAGCTTCCTGAACAGCTGAAACTGGATAACAGCCATGATAAAATCATCCTTCGTGAATCCATGCAGTCATACTGGACGGAAACCATCAGGAACCGTAATAAGCAGGGCTTCGGGATGAGTGTTGAAAGCTGGTTCGAAGAGGAAAGCCTGATGACTTTATCCAATGATCTCCTTAAAGACAGAAATCAGAAAATCTTTGATTATATTGATTTTTCATCTGCACAGAAATTCCTGAATAAAGACCATAAGCACTGGAACCTGTTGCAGCTGTCACTTTGGGCGCATAACAACCAAACTGTTTTATGA
- a CDS encoding glycosyltransferase, which translates to MPDNKKIKVLFRHRSMEMGGVEKVVLSMLNHLDRQKFDLTVCLNMNQGELRNEIPSHVRKVYLTEGKEDLSKNAVIKKLQLAKRRLKLKRSETNPKISDKILQETYDVEIAPTYSVFAPVLNSGNRNSKKIGWFHSDITVPKFKPLIPAILKQIPQFDYFIFGSQQTKDILVKTYPDLKLPENQVILNAIPIDEIRQKAEAFKPDFPDKPVFASVARLHTRKGFHKLMDAHARLIKEGFDHHVVVIGDGEERENLKKQAEKLSVTGSFEFLGSLINPYPYVKNADYYILPSESEGWPLIIADTLILQKPIIATNVGGVPEMIIHEENGYLINYETDEMYEAMKLFITNRELVSDIKENLKDIDRQFDNQKIFNAVEDIITKLSKK; encoded by the coding sequence ATGCCAGACAACAAAAAAATAAAAGTTCTCTTCAGGCACCGTTCCATGGAAATGGGTGGTGTTGAAAAAGTAGTTCTAAGCATGCTTAACCATCTGGACCGCCAAAAGTTTGATCTTACGGTCTGCCTTAATATGAACCAGGGAGAACTCCGTAATGAAATCCCTTCCCATGTCCGCAAGGTTTATCTTACGGAAGGAAAAGAAGATTTATCAAAAAACGCAGTCATTAAAAAACTCCAGCTTGCAAAAAGAAGGCTGAAGCTCAAGCGGTCTGAAACCAATCCGAAAATTTCGGATAAAATTCTTCAGGAAACCTATGATGTGGAAATTGCCCCAACCTACTCTGTTTTTGCCCCTGTTTTAAATTCCGGCAACCGGAACTCCAAAAAGATAGGATGGTTCCATTCTGATATTACGGTTCCCAAATTCAAACCGCTAATTCCTGCCATTCTGAAACAGATCCCTCAGTTTGATTATTTTATTTTCGGTTCCCAGCAGACCAAAGACATCCTGGTAAAGACTTATCCTGACCTGAAATTACCGGAAAACCAGGTAATCCTCAATGCGATCCCGATTGATGAAATAAGACAGAAAGCAGAGGCTTTTAAACCTGATTTCCCGGATAAGCCTGTCTTTGCTTCCGTTGCCAGGTTACACACCAGGAAAGGTTTCCATAAATTGATGGATGCCCATGCAAGACTGATAAAAGAAGGCTTTGACCACCATGTTGTGGTTATCGGTGACGGGGAAGAAAGAGAAAATCTTAAAAAACAGGCTGAAAAGCTGAGCGTTACCGGCAGTTTTGAGTTTTTAGGTTCTCTCATAAACCCTTATCCATATGTGAAAAATGCCGACTACTATATCCTTCCTTCGGAATCAGAGGGCTGGCCATTAATTATTGCCGATACACTTATCCTTCAGAAGCCTATTATTGCCACCAATGTCGGAGGCGTTCCTGAAATGATTATCCATGAAGAGAACGGATATCTGATCAACTATGAAACCGATGAAATGTATGAAGCCATGAAACTGTTTATTACTAACCGTGAATTGGTTTCAGATATAAAAGAAAACCTGAAAGATATTGACAGGCAGTTCGACAATCAGAAGATTTTTAATGCTGTTGAAGATATTATCACTAAACTATCAAAAAAATAA
- a CDS encoding glycosyltransferase family 2 protein: protein MTKPLVSVCTLTYNQKDYIKQTVESLLMQETSFEYEVVISDDGSTDGTVEIIEEIIKNNENGHRIRLLAHANMGVLPNYIYTFPQCHGKYIAFCEGDDYWTDPKKLETQARFLEENPDFSICFHQVNRILDDKILGQGPKENEEATYTLSDIAKGPLMYTPSVMMRAEHMNLPDWYVESPLFDYPLQMMVARKGKIKYLPINMADYRVGTGIWTTDNGTAQIKKLEKLLSLLQKEFAGYDEVYETLTRRKNEYTFVITEHEFYIRLYNQTIDFSKISFSTTLKLVVNKLKSKLLK, encoded by the coding sequence ATGACAAAGCCCTTAGTGAGTGTTTGTACCCTGACATATAACCAAAAGGATTATATAAAACAGACCGTAGAAAGCCTGCTTATGCAGGAAACTTCTTTTGAATATGAGGTGGTGATTTCAGATGACGGATCTACAGACGGTACTGTGGAAATTATTGAGGAGATCATAAAAAACAATGAGAACGGACACCGGATCAGGCTCTTGGCACATGCAAACATGGGTGTTTTACCGAATTACATCTATACTTTTCCGCAATGCCACGGTAAATATATTGCTTTTTGTGAAGGGGATGATTATTGGACAGATCCTAAAAAACTGGAAACCCAGGCCCGTTTTCTGGAAGAAAATCCGGATTTTTCCATCTGTTTCCATCAGGTAAACAGAATTCTTGATGATAAAATATTAGGCCAAGGACCCAAAGAGAATGAAGAGGCTACCTATACGCTTTCAGATATTGCAAAAGGACCTCTTATGTATACGCCCTCTGTTATGATGAGAGCAGAGCATATGAACCTTCCGGATTGGTATGTTGAAAGCCCTCTTTTCGATTATCCGCTGCAGATGATGGTCGCCAGGAAGGGCAAAATAAAATATCTGCCCATTAATATGGCTGACTACAGGGTAGGGACGGGAATCTGGACTACGGATAACGGGACGGCACAAATAAAGAAACTGGAAAAACTGCTGTCGCTGCTCCAAAAAGAATTTGCAGGCTATGATGAAGTGTATGAGACGCTTACCCGCAGGAAAAATGAATATACCTTCGTTATTACCGAGCATGAATTTTATATCCGCCTGTATAACCAGACCATAGATTTCTCCAAAATCAGTTTTTCAACCACGCTGAAGCTCGTGGTTAATAAATTAAAATCAAAACTGCTAAAATAA
- a CDS encoding serine acetyltransferase, which yields MPDQYSILQKDFYRESGKWLSIFDMWTKCINPNLHFIYILRKSQKHLNTPVLNLFWKLILRHYQIKYGFQIYPETEIGEGFYLGHWGSLVINPKVKIGRNCNIAQGVTIGQQNRGKNAGFPIIGNGVWIGTNTVIVGGITVGNNVLVAPNAYVNFDVPDDSVVVGNPAKIYPNENATEGYINNKV from the coding sequence ATGCCAGATCAATACTCTATCCTTCAGAAAGATTTTTACAGGGAAAGCGGAAAATGGCTTTCTATTTTTGATATGTGGACAAAATGTATTAATCCCAATCTGCATTTCATTTATATCCTGAGAAAAAGCCAGAAACATCTTAATACGCCTGTATTAAATCTGTTCTGGAAACTTATTTTAAGGCATTACCAGATTAAATACGGCTTCCAGATCTATCCTGAAACTGAAATAGGGGAAGGGTTCTATTTAGGGCACTGGGGCAGCCTGGTTATTAATCCGAAAGTAAAGATTGGCAGGAACTGCAATATAGCGCAGGGCGTTACCATCGGGCAGCAGAACCGAGGAAAAAATGCAGGCTTCCCCATCATTGGCAATGGAGTCTGGATCGGAACAAACACAGTGATCGTCGGAGGAATTACCGTTGGGAACAATGTATTGGTAGCACCGAATGCCTATGTAAATTTTGATGTTCCGGATGATTCAGTGGTCGTAGGTAATCCCGCAAAAATTTATCCGAATGAGAATGCAACAGAAGGTTATATTAATAATAAAGTCTGA